The following coding sequences lie in one Desmodus rotundus isolate HL8 chromosome 1, HLdesRot8A.1, whole genome shotgun sequence genomic window:
- the LOC112304867 gene encoding large ribosomal subunit protein eL36-like, with amino-acid sequence MLALTLHYPMAVGLHKGHKVRKNVSKPRHSRRRLTKHTKCRQDVIPEVCGFAPYEHRTLELLKVSKDKRALKFIKKRVEIHIRAKRKREELSNVLVAMRKAAAKKD; translated from the exons ATGCTTG CCTTGACTCTCCACTACCCCATGGCCGTGGGCCTCCACAAAGGCCACAAAGTGAGAAAGAACGTGAGCAAGCCAAGGCACAGCCGCCGGCGCCTGACCAAGCACACCAAGTGCAGGCAGGACGTGATCCCAGAGGTGTGTGGCTTCGCCCCCTACGAGCACCGCACCTTGGAGCTCCTCAAGGTCTCTAAGGACAAAAGGGCCCTGAAGTTCATCAAGAAAAGGGTGGAGATACACATCCGtgccaagaggaagagagaggagctgaGCAATGTCCTTGTAGCCATGAGGAAGGCGGCAGCGAAGAAGGACTGA